The sequence below is a genomic window from Bacillota bacterium.
GGACCTCCCCGCCAACGCCGATTGGATCACGCTCCACGACCTCAAACCACTGGGCCTGCTGGAGCCAGTCCCCGCGCAGTCAATCGGCCCTGACAAAGTGAGGATGTTCACGTATCTCCAGGACATCTGGGGCCTCGTCAACGTCCTTGATCTGTGCATCTTCGTGGCGGCCCCGGAGTTTTCAGCCTACAGCCTGAACCAGATTGCCGACATGGTGGAGGCTGCTTCTGGATGGAACACAAGCCTTGCGGAACTGCAGAAGATGGGTGAGCGTGGCGTCAACATGGCGCGTTGCTTCAATATTCGGGAGGGGTTCGGATTCGCCGACGACAAGCTTCCCCCGCGACTCCACGAGCCTCTTCGTGGAGGGCCGTTCGAGGGGTATTCCATCCCCCGTGGAGACTTCGATGAGGCTGTCCGGTTATACTACCAGATGCGCAACTGGGAGCTGCCCAATGGGATCCCCACCAGAGGCAAACTTTTGGAGCTGGATGTCAAGTGGCTTGCTGAGATGATGGATGAGTGGCGAAAGGTCCGGGAGTCTGTGGAATGAAGGTGGCCATAGAGCTATTCGGGACCATCCGCCACGTTGACAGCCGGTACTCCCGGACGGGTGTTACCGCGGCAGACCTCTTGCCGGGCGCAAAGGTGGCGGATGCCCTGGCCACGCTCGGACTGGATACCGTTGCTGTTCAACTTGCGCTGGTCACAGTGAACGGGCAACGGGCGACCTTAGATACTCCGCTTCACGAGGGCGACGTCGTAAGGCTGATCTCATCGGTGTCGGGCGGGTGATGGCGGAGGGCATCCGTATGGCTGCCTCGGCGCGCTACCGGCGCTCCCGCACCCGGCCAAGTGCCGAGTTTGCCTCGTCGACATCGAACGCCTCCGGGTCGAAGCTGCCGCCCACCCATTGAAGGAGTTCATCATGACGCTCGAGACCTGGGTGCGACATGGCCTCCAGGAACTCCTCGTAGCCTCCAGGCCTGCCGACGTCCTCGGGAGGGCATGCCTGTGCTCGGCCGCAAGTGCCGAGAATTCTGCCGCCAATGTCTGGCGAGTCTCGATGTCGTAAGTGATCCACACACATCTCCTCGCTGGATCTGTGCTGAACTCCATCTACGCCGAGGATGGGTTCAAATTCGTCGCAGTCTATGGCAGACGTCGCGTGGGCAAGACTGCGTTGATCTCTGAGTTCTGCATCGGGACTCTGCCAAAGCTATTTCAACCCCACAGGGAGTCTGTTCGAGGAGCCTTCCAGCATACTCAAGCAGGAACTCCGCGAACCGGCCATGTACAACACCATTCTTGCCGCCATTGCGTCAGGCGCCAGCGGTTTGAACGAGATCGCAACGAAGACCGGAGAAGACACCAAGAAGTGCGCCAAGTACGTCAAGACCATGCTCGACCTGCGCATGCTGAGGAAGGAGGTTCCTCTCGGAGAGAAGGCCGAGCGCAATAGCTTGTACTCCTTGTCGGATAACATGTTCAGGTTCTGGTACAGGTTTGTGCCAGAGAACATGACCAACATCGAGGCGGGCATGGGTCCCATCGTCTTGGAGAGACGGGTGCTGCCTGCCATCCCCAACTACATGGGCAGGGTTTTCGAGGATGCATGCATCCAGTACATCGTGCGCCGAAACAAGAACCTCTCCCTTCCCATACTGTTCGACGAAATCGGCAGGTGGTGGGGCAACAACCCGATGCTGAGGCGTCAGGAGGGAATCGATTTCATCGCGAGGACGGGCGATGCTGCGGTTTTCGGGGAGTGCAAGTGGCGAAATGATCCGATGGGAAGGGACGCGCTGGATAGTCCAATCGCTGCATCGCGCGTGTTGGCGAAGTATCGTGAGAGACACTACATGCTGTTTGTTCTCCAAGTCGGGTTTCACC
It includes:
- a CDS encoding MoaD/ThiS family protein, which codes for MKVAIELFGTIRHVDSRYSRTGVTAADLLPGAKVADALATLGLDTVAVQLALVTVNGQRATLDTPLHEGDVVRLISSVSGG
- a CDS encoding DUF234 domain-containing protein, encoding MYNTILAAIASGASGLNEIATKTGEDTKKCAKYVKTMLDLRMLRKEVPLGEKAERNSLYSLSDNMFRFWYRFVPENMTNIEAGMGPIVLERRVLPAIPNYMGRVFEDACIQYIVRRNKNLSLPILFDEIGRWWGNNPMLRRQEGIDFIARTGDAAVFGECKWRNDPMGRDALDSPIAASRVLAKYRERHYMLFVLQVGFHRGAEGRSSAARKRGARGA
- a CDS encoding plasmid pRiA4b ORF-3 family protein, whose protein sequence is MDHLRHRDSPDIGGRILGTCGRAQACPPEDVGRPGGYEEFLEAMSHPGLERHDELLQWVGGSFDPEAFDVDEANSALGRVRERR